GCCATCGTATTCACAGAGCGCTTCTTGGAGCATCTTCTTTGAGTACATGTCTAAGTGGTTAGTCGGCTCGTCCAGGATCATGCAATTGGATTTTTGCAAGAGGATACAAGCGAGGGCTAGGCGACATTTCTCACCTCCGGAGAGTACTTTGACCTTTTTAAAGACATCGTCTCCGCGGAACAGGAATGCGCCCAAGACGGTGCGGGCACGTACTCGGAGTTCATAATCGGCGGCTTCTTCGGCGATTTCGAGAACTGACTTTGCGGGATCGAGGGCTTCTGCTTGTTGTTGAGCAAAGTAGGAAATGAGGACCTTGTGACCCTGCTCGCGTTTGCCAGCCTGATATTCTTCGATGCCTGCGATGACTCTCGCCAAGGTAGATTTACCGGCTCCGTTAACACCGACGACCGCGATGCGGTCTTTGTTTTCGAGCTTGATGTTTATGTTTTTAAAAACAGTTAAATCACCATAGGCTTTTGTAATGCCTTCAAGGGTGACAATATTGTGACCGCAGACGGGAGGTTTTGGAAAACGAAAATGGATACGCGTTTCTTCTTTTTCGACGGTGACGCGATCTACTTTATCCAATGCCTTAATACGACTTTGAACCTGGCGGGCTTTTGAAGCCTTTGAACGAAAACGGTTGATAAAGTCCTCCGTTTGCTGAATTTTCTTTTGCTGATTTTTGAAAGCCAGGAGATTGAGTTCTCGTCTACGAACCTTTTCCTCTTCATAGAAAGAGTAGTTACCGGCGTAGACTTCGAGCCTGCCCATGGTCAATTCAAACGTGCGATTGCAGAGGTTGTCCAGGAAAGCACGGTCGTGAGAAATGATCATGAGGGCACCTTCGTAGCGTTTGAGGAATTGCTCAAGCCAGCGGAGAGACGGGAGGTCCAGGTGGTTAGTGGGTTCGTCTAACAGTAATAGAGAAGGCTCTCTGAGGAGAAGTTTTGCCAACGCGATACGCATCTGCCAGCCACCACTGAATTCGCCGCAATCGCGAGTGAGGTCTGCTAGCGTAAAGCCGAGACCGAGAAGAACGGTCTCGATGCGAGACTTCATGCGATGGGCCTCCATGTCTTCGAGCTTGTGCTCCCAGGCGCCAATCATGTCGATGGCTTCGTAGTACTCATCTGAAGAAGGATCCATTTCGTAGAGCTCTTCGGAAAGCTTGTCTACATTTTCACGCAGGTTCAGGATATCCGAAAAGGCTAGTTCTGCTTCCTCATAAACAGTACGACCACGGGTAGTAATCCCCTCTTGCGGCAAGTAACCGAGTGTGACGTAATTAGAGCATACAATGTTACCGTAATCCGCTTCTGCTTCGCCAAGAATAATCTTGAGCAAAGTGGATTTGCCGGCTCCATTAGAGCCCACTAAAGCGATACGATCGCGGGTTCCGATGAACCCGGATATCTCGTCATAAAGTATCTTTCCAGAATACTGGAGAGTAATTTCTTCCAATGCTAACATATAATCCCCTTATCTCCCCCTTGAGAAACCGATTAAGCGAGTGCGTTTGCAGTTGAATCTGGACCCAACTCTTCGCCCTGTTTGTGCTCTTCGGTTTTTGTCTCTTCTTTTTTAGTTGTTGGCTTAGGTTTGCCGAATGGAGTCTTTGTTACATCAGATTGAATTTCTCCGTGTTTCAAGATTTCATAAACGTGCTTACCCTCCAACGTTTCGTATTTCAATAATGCTTCTGCAATTTTCTCGAGCTCAGTTCTGTGATCACGAATAATGGTTTCCGCACGTTGGTATTCTGTATCGATAATACCATGGATAGCAGAATCGAT
This window of the Verrucomicrobia bacterium CG1_02_43_26 genome carries:
- a CDS encoding ABC transporter ATP-binding protein, whose translation is MLALEEITLQYSGKILYDEISGFIGTRDRIALVGSNGAGKSTLLKIILGEAEADYGNIVCSNYVTLGYLPQEGITTRGRTVYEEAELAFSDILNLRENVDKLSEELYEMDPSSDEYYEAIDMIGAWEHKLEDMEAHRMKSRIETVLLGLGFTLADLTRDCGEFSGGWQMRIALAKLLLREPSLLLLDEPTNHLDLPSLRWLEQFLKRYEGALMIISHDRAFLDNLCNRTFELTMGRLEVYAGNYSFYEEEKVRRRELNLLAFKNQQKKIQQTEDFINRFRSKASKARQVQSRIKALDKVDRVTVEKEETRIHFRFPKPPVCGHNIVTLEGITKAYGDLTVFKNINIKLENKDRIAVVGVNGAGKSTLARVIAGIEEYQAGKREQGHKVLISYFAQQQAEALDPAKSVLEIAEEAADYELRVRARTVLGAFLFRGDDVFKKVKVLSGGEKCRLALACILLQKSNCMILDEPTNHLDMYSKKMLQEALCEYDGTLIIVSHDREFLTPIVDKVWDITENGINVHLGTISDYIQALEDKDLQILKEQRKAGNRSSVEDDDSVSQKEKRRLEVQKREEQKPLRDKLEATEKEINSLEAQKNDLELKLADPNFFKDNTEAPSLMKEHSVLQEKLEKLIKDWEKLTAAIEEV